Proteins encoded by one window of Tubulanus polymorphus chromosome 7, tnTubPoly1.2, whole genome shotgun sequence:
- the LOC141908332 gene encoding uncharacterized protein LOC141908332, whose translation MSSYLGPETPRPFAVISESFQDRLKIPKLPECGTFSFGETYEKRMCELIHRYLELDTFERLCYVGEIKGSLAPMIQERFCLLEPVMSVAAGNFHYEKTDSDKLLPFRIAYTGAEEYFEKLKPKPTEPLPLFDKVLLHNATQYFQNPRATYKNIMKSVAPAGKMVIVHRAFNLNTLPYFENAKERIKQSESPYIDIVKDLQACGLDVHWDVELVPIVMPKVQWLSMVKGKFPCQLEVISDGEITTGIREISEGMLKYEGQVVEFTDRLMFITASIPVKKTDLPKIQRHGQSDVLPNPPSNGLKFRMEVPPDLKTYVNAKKTPERKRLEMSSWNQC comes from the exons ATGTCGTCGTACCTCGGACCAGAGACGCCGAGGCCGTTCGCCGTTATTTCCGAGAGTTTCCAAGATCGGTTGAAAATTCCGAAGTTGCCCGAATGCGGCACGTTCAGCTTCGGCGAAACGTACGAGAAAAGAATGTGCGAATTGATACATCGTTACCTGGAGCTAGACACGTTCGAACGGCTTTGTTACGTCGGCGAAATCAAGGGCAGTCTGGCGCCGATGATACAAGAACGGTTTTGCTTGCTGGAACCGGTCATGTCGGTAGCGGCCGGAAATTTCCACTACGAAAAGACCGACTCGGATAAACTGTTACCGTTCCGTATCGCGTACACGGGCGCCGAGGAATACTTCGAAAAGCT AAAACCCAAACCGACCGAACCTCTACCGCTGTTCGATAAAGTTCTACTGCATAACGCGACTCAGTATTTCCAAAACCCGCGGGCGACTTATAAAAACATAATGAAAAGCGTCGCACCGGCCGGTAAAATGGTCATCGTTCACCGGGCGTTTAATCTGAACACGCTGCCGTATTTCGAGAACGCTAAAGAGCGGATAAAACAGTCGGAATCGCCGTATATCGATATCGTGAAGGATTTACAGGCGTGCGGATTGGACGTGCACTGGGATGTCGAACTGGTGCCTATCGTCATGCCGAAGGTGCAATGGTTATCGATGGTGAAGGGTAAGTTCCCGTGCCAGCTCGAGGTGATCAGCGACGGCGAAATAACCACCGGCATTCGAGAAATCTCGGAAGGCATGTTGAAATACGAAGGCCAAGTTGTCGAATTCACCGACAGGCTGATGTTTATTACGGCTTCGATACCGGTGAAAAAGACCGATTTGCCGAAAATTCAACGCCACGGTCAAAGCGACGTTTTGCCCAACCCGCCCTCTAACGGGTTGAAATTCCGCATGGAAGTTCCGCCGGACCTGAAAACATACGTGAACGCTAAGAAAACACCGGAACGAAAAAGACTAGAAATGTCATCGTGGAATCAATGTTGA
- the LOC141908331 gene encoding high affinity cationic amino acid transporter 1-like, which produces MVLIQSLTSGLVNLRRALFRVKKIHRSQDYGDAGVSDLSQCLSTLDLTSLGIGSILGAGVYVVAGQVAKSIAGPAVILSFTIAAFASVLSGLCYAEFGSRVPKTTGSAYAYSYSTVGEFIAFIIGWNLILEYMIGTAADARALSGSIDFLTGNRIRDVTLEKIGRIPGLDSYPDFLGFLVTILITVVLAIGVKTSAVYTTIFNALNICLVVFIIVLGLFHIDFANWTEPPGFFPYGANGVLSGAASCFYAFVGFDIIATTGAEARTPSRSIPIAVVVSLVFCYICYVGVSAVTSLVAPVTTLASSSPIAEAFGVIGIHWAKYVIGVGAVFGLCSSLLGSMFPLPRIIFAMSIDGLFFKQFTQVNERTETPLLATVVPGVITAVFTALFNLHELVEMMSIGTLLAYTLVCTSVLILRYQPDEMTTACGENNNARPKRRTLPKKVTKPDVAEALKSDLYAIKSSIENSRIIPSRRTARLTERDDDGASVSEVKLITGLTPDCSPAHNGHGPVNDADSNRAQTIEDYSDDEDSSESDENAELIQNPNDLDEDDESSDLDIDAIVDEFRRKVGTNRSIDDHDQTIGRQPTRRSGKFVCYATSALCALFLLFSLLVTLGIEQLEAKHPGIIISIVVVIVLIVTLFAFIWCQPQDKIGLARLTFKVPLVPLVPIVAIFINIYLMVRLSSVTWIRFLVWMGLGMGIYFFYGLRHSTEAGNEIVDEERVLLSPLPNETSDSPLIISDHQQQQRDLPASSADTERLLMP; this is translated from the exons ATGGTGCTGATACAAAGTCTGACGAGTGGTTTAGTAAACTTACGGCGGGCGTTGTTTCGCGTTAAGAAGATACACAGATCGCAGGATTACGGGGACGCCGGCGTTTCCGACCTTTCGCAATGTCTGTCGACGTTGGATCTAACCAGTTTGGGAATAGGAAGTATTTTAGGCGCCGGCGTGTACGTGGTAGCCGGGCAAGTAGCGAAAAGTATAGCAGGACCGGCAGTGATATTATCGTTCACAATAGCGGCTTTTGCGAGCGTCCTTTCTG ggCTGTGTTATGCAGAATTCGGTTCCCGTGTGCCCAAAACGACCGGGTCAGCCTACGCCTATAGTTACAGCACAGTCGGAGAGTTCATCGCTTTCATTATCGGATGGAACCTCATCCTCGAATATATGATCGGAACGGCCGCCGATGCGCGCGCACTCAGCGGAAGTATCGACTTCCTGACGGGAAATCGCATCCGTGACGTCACGCTAGAGAAAATCGGCCGAATTCCCGGTTTGGACAGTTATCCGGATTTCCTCGGATTTCTAGTAACGATTTTAATCACGGTTGTTTTGGCGATCGGCGTCAAAACGTCCGCAGTTTACACAACAATCTTCAACGCGTTGAATATATGTCTAGTCGTATTTATCATAGTATTGGGACTATTCCATATTGACTTCGCTAATTGGACAGAACCGCCTGGCTTCTTTCCTTACGGGGCAAACGGG GTTTTATCTGGGGCCGCATCTTGTTTCTACGCTTTCGTCGGTTTCGATATAATCGCTACGACTGGCGCCGAAGCCCGCACGCCCAGTCGATCAATCCCGATCGCTGTAGTCGTATCGCTCGTCTTCTGCTACATATGCTACGTGGGCGTGTCAGCTGTGACGTCACTAGTCGCCCCGGTCACCACGCTCGCGTCCAGTTCGCCGATCGCGGAAGCTTTCGGCGTCATCGGAATCCACTGGGCGAAATACGTAATCGGCGTAGGCGCCGTTTTCGGATTGTGTAGTAGCCTCCTAGGCAGCATGTTTCCACTGCCGAGGATTATATTCGCTATGTCGATCGACGGGCTATTTTTTAAACAGTTCACACAAGTTAACGAACGCACGGAAACACCTTTATTGGCTACGGTCGTACCGGGCGTGATCACGGCCGTTTTTACGGCGCTTTTCAACTTGCACGAATTGGTCGAAATGATGTCTATCGGCACACTGTTGGCGTACACGCTCGTGTGCACGTCGGTCCTCATTTTACGATATCAACCGGACGAAATGACGACCGCGTGCGGCGAAAATAACAACGCCAGACCGAAGCGACGAACGCTGCCGAAAAAGGTGACGAAGCCCGACGTGGCCGAGGCTTTGAAAAGCGATCTCTACGCGATTAAATCGTCGATTGAAAACTCGAGAATCATTCCGTCCAGACGCACTGCGAGACTAACCGAACGCGATGACGACGGGGCCAGCGTATCCGAGGTGAAACTAATAACCGGACTGACACCGGACTGCAGCCCGGCGCACAACGGACACGGACCCGTTAACGACGCCGATAGTAATCGCGCACAAACGATAGAAGATTATTCAGACGATGAAGACAGTAGCGAAAGCGACGAAAATGCCGAACTAATTCAGAACCCGAACGACCTGGACGAGGACGACGAATCGTCCGATCTGGATATAGACGCGATCGTCGACGAATTCCGACGAAAGGTCGGTACGAATCGATCGATCGACGATCACGATCAAACGATCGGTCGACAGCCGACCAGACGATCGGGTAAGTTCGTCTGCTACGCGACTTCAGCGTTGTGCGCGTTGTTTTTACTGTTCTCGTTATTGGTGACGTTAGGAATCGAGCAATTAGAGGCGAAACATCCCGGTATTATAATCTCTATAGTCGTCGTGATCGTATTGATCGTTACTTTGTTCGCATTTATTTGGTGTCAGCCGCAGGATAAGATCGGACTGGCCAGACTTACCTTCAAAGTGCCGCTGGTGCCGTTAGTTCCGATCGTAGccattttcatcaatatttaCCTCATGGTGCGTCTATCCAGTGTCACGTGGATAAGATTTCTCGTCTGGATGGGTTTAG